The Entelurus aequoreus isolate RoL-2023_Sb linkage group LG04, RoL_Eaeq_v1.1, whole genome shotgun sequence nucleotide sequence CCAGCATTTCAGTCACATTACGTCAATTACATTTAACGATAGATTTCGTTTTTTGGGGGCCAGTTCTGCGATTACGTCCACCATTCCGTTAAAGTGGAAATCAAacgcaaagaaaaaaacaattgtctGAAAAAAACGCACATTCAAAACTGTGTCAGGTTTACCCAAAGCTTTGGATTTTTTCATGGACCGTTCCACTCTCTGATCTATGATGGATGAAATTCAACGATTATCTGTCTAAAATAGGaagatgtgtatttttttctgtctttactTAAAACTTGAGTGCTGATCAATTCCAGCAAAAGTCCAAGCCTCCATTCTTGTGTGAACTGATTCTACGGAGGGCGGGGGACAGGGTGCCTGGGAGGGCCTCTGCGCCGCCTCTCCACCTGCTATGCTGCCTTTGTCCTCAGGATCTCTTGCTTCATTTCAATGACAAAGTTCCTGAGCCCCTCAACTGCACCCCCACTCTTCCCTCCAGCTTCTCTCAGTCAGTTTATGGTCCCTGTGGGTATCTCTACACCCCCATGACTTCCCTTGCCGTCGCCACAGTTGGCCATAGAAACTACAGCTGAAAAAAATTGGTATTATCTGAGGAACTTACGTTCATAAAGCATAACTTTTAGATCATTTTAACCTACTGTCTAAGGAAAAAGAACGTATGTTATAGATCAGCTTTGGCAATGCAGACAGAATGTTAACCCCTAAAGAATATCACAGCATTGAGAAACATGAAATGTTTCAGAATGTTTTGAAATAATTCCAGTCATAAAAACGTGACTTCGGGAAATATTCAGCTCTTGTTTAGCAATGCAGCATCAGTGTGTGGACACATGGACACTAACCTCGGCGCCCATGTGTTTGCTCAGAGGCAGATGGCAGTGCAGAGAGCACGCTCCCACGGGTCCAACAGGAATTTAAAATGCAGATAAAATCCTTCACAGAGACAAATCCGCAAAGAGATGCCAGGCCGAGATAATTTACTCGGTGATCGATGTGAGCAATGCCATTCATCAGTTGTGACTCTCGCTCCAAATGAAGCTGATTTAAAAAGTGCCCCACAAACATACTTTTTATTCTTCTGAGACTTTTTGACAATGTGATGAAAATGAAGTTTTTCAACACTGATTTCAATCTTGACACATTTGAAAAGCATGAAAGCAAAAATATTTCAGTCACAAGACAGCTTCTTCTGTGCAATATTAGGTTATCGACTGAATGCTGATCAGCTCCAAGTCGTATTTTCCATTACAGTGAACAAAGGATGGCTGGAAAATTTCAACGcatttctggatttttttcagATGTGATCAGACGAGATCATCAAACATTGACTGTCTATGTTCCCTGCGCGATGGGAATACCGTAGATGCTAATTGCAGGTTTGGGGTCCTCTCGAGTTCAGGCCAGATGGCATGCTCATAAAGTCACTTGCCATATAAACAACTCTGATTTTGCAGGACTTCATTGCAGCTAAATCCCTAGTTGCAAGATCATATCCAatcataatatagtaacagacttaaataaagtatttttataagggatgtgccgatcatggttttatgctgctgattccaatcatccatgagtgagatcggctgatACGATCACATTATTACCTGTtatcacaacaataataatgccaacacaatatttaagcatgttgttgaagaggttcatttagcctactaatgtgtatttataaacggttgatttatataggctagtaaggtaaacttttgtacctgacaagtttcacctctgaggaaggctgcagaagtttcgcctctgaggaaggctgcagaagcaagatagccgaaacttgtcaggtacaaaactttaccttactagcctatataaatcaaccgtttataaatatttaaacatgttctttattttatttttgtttacatacaattatttgatCAAACCAAagttaataatacacaataaatatAACATAAAAGTAACTACTATCTTATATTCTTTTAAATAATTTGGTTTttgctcctgtgtccagggaatgatTCACTGTGTTTGGCTAGCCGCacgttggcacattttcacttaggCCCTTGGAGACTAAAAGATTGGTCAACGCTGTTCAAGACTCTTAATATTGTACTTGTTTATTTCCTGTTAATTGCAGCTTACTTTCTGTTGCAACTCAAGAAAGTTACTTGTTGTACTAGTACTAGTTACTTGTTTCAAGGTAGTTTAGCTGCTCACTCAGCGATTAGCATGCCTTCTTATCTGTGCCTGTTTGTTCTTATTTGGTGTGCAGATTACATACTCTTCTAGCGATAATAACACTAGTAAGAAATTTACTTTATTTGCTGCAATGAAGGATGGTTAACttagctccacactgtgtatgaacaTACCAAATTAGCTACTAGCGGCCTGCCAGCCGGGGGAccgaaaataaataaagtatctaCTGTTGGGATCAGCTTTTGTAATTGGAATCGGCCGATCACATAATTTTTCACGGCAATTGGTTGATACTTTGTGTTGTTTAGTTTTATTACAATTTGGGTCTTAAAAGATTGGTGGGTCTGTGGGTGTGGGTGTATCTGCACAGAGTACTACTGGGAAATGAAAAAGGCTGTATTGTCAGTTATTTTAGCAACCATAACAAGCTGGTAAagttttaaaggtttttttttcctgaatgtTAACTAGCAGCCTCTCTGACAAAGTCTGTATTAGTTCAAGTGATCACTCAGGAGGTTTGATCCATCAATGTTTATTATCAAATCCCACATTAGGTAGATTCTAGACactttaattacaaaataaaaaaatctcttGAAGACATTTAACAAGTGTCTAGATGTGACTGGATGCATTCTCCACTATTGCAACCAGTAAGGGACAGCTCTGTTCTATGCTTGTTGACTTCATTTGGCGCTCGCTACCCCCGGAGAAAAGGGGGAGTTAGACTGGCACACGTCGCTGAAACACACCAACAATGTGAACGTGTGCTGCAGGTCAGTTTGTCTGAGACTTGGCTGAGCCCGGAATAGTTCTTCCTCTAGGCCATTGTTGTGGCACACTTTTAATGCAGGAGTGTGTGAGAGGAGGAGGGGGGTTAATCCTGCTTTTAGTGTCTTTGTATAAGATTTTTGAGGCGACAGCTTGGGTGCGGGGTGGGTGGAGACACTGCAAGCTGAGCAGGCGAGCGAGGCAAGCACTCCCCGAATCCCTCCCTTTCACTCTTTCACTCAGTGCTTCTCTGCCAACGGCCACATGTGGATATATGCAACAGATCTGTCGGCAAGGAGTGGGATTTTCCTCTGTTTTCTGCTTTTTCCTCTTCAATCCGATGCTGAGCAAGAAATGAGGATTTTATAATGTTAGAAAATTAAGAAGATTCTTTTTTTGGGTGCTTTGCCCCCGCCCTCCCCCTGTGTGTAGGTCTTAATCGCAGTAAGATGGGGACTAAATGCAACGGAGCCAAAGGCAGCGCGCCCCCCTCTACACTATTCAAACTATTTATCTGGATGGCACTTCTAAACTGTGTCGACGGCAAGACATTAAAATACAAAGTGTATGAAGAGCAGCGAGTGGGGACTGTTATCGCACGGCTCAAGGCGGATGTTGCTGAAGTTTTATCCAAACTACCGAGCTCTCTGTCTTTTCGCTTCAAAGCCATGCAGCGGGGGAGTACGCCGTTCCTGTCTGTCCGCGAGGATGACGGAGAAATCAGCATCGGCTCCAAAATCGACCGCGAGAAGCTCTGTGAGAAAAATTTGAACTGTTCCATTGAATTTGACGTGGTCACGCTCCCGACCGAGTACCTGCAGTTGTTCCACGTGGAAGTGGAAGTGTTGGACATCAACGATAATTCCCCGCACTTCTCCCGTGCTATTGTCCCCATTGAGATCTCCGAGAGCGCGTCTGTGGGCACTCGAATCCCATTAGACGCCGCCATGGACGCAGACGTCGGGGAGAACTCGCTGCACTCATACTCCCTCACTCCCAACAACTTTTTTAAGATTGACATCAGGACCAGGACAGACGGAGCCAAGTATGCAGAGCTGGTGGTCACACGGGAGTTGGACAGGGAGGTGCAGTCCAGCTACCAGCTGCGGCTCACTGCTTCAGATAATGGTGGACCCCCCAAGTCTGGCTCCACTTTGCTTAAAATTAGCATCTCTGATTCAAATGACAACAGCCCAACATTTGAAGAGCAAGCATATGTCATACATTTTTTGGAAAACTCTCCTCTTGGGACTCTTCTCATTGACTTAAATGCTACAGATCCAGATGAGGGCACTAACGGGAAAATAGTCTACTCTTTCAGCAGTCATGTCTCACCAAAGATCTTGGAAACCTTTAAAATAAATCCAGAAAATGGCCACATCACTCTTATTAAAAAGGTGGACTTTGAAGCCACTTCATCGTATGAGCTTGATGTTCAGGCGCAGGATTTGGGCCCAAACTCCATTCCAGGGCTTTGCAAAATAGTTGTGAAAGTTGTGGATGTAAATGACAACAAACCAGAGATAAACATCAACCTGATGACGCCGGGCAAAGAGGAAGTGGCCTACATTTCAGAGGGCGCACCTGTGGATACCTTCATTGCTCTGGTTCGCATCGACGACAGTGACACAGGGCTGAATGGTGAAGTGGTGTGCAGGCTTCATGGCCACGGTCACTTCAGACTTCAGAAAACATATGAGAAGAACTACATGATCCTCACCAACATCTCCCTGGATAGAGAGAAGAGGTCAGAGTACAGTCTAACGGTCATTGCTGAGGACCGAGGCTCTCCAAGCCTCTCCACCATCAAACATTTTACTGTTCAGGTGCTGGATGAAAATGACAATCCTCCACGTTTTGAGAAGAGCCGCTATGAGGTGTTCAAATCTGAGAACAACTCACCAGGGGCCTATCTGATGACTGTGGTTGCCTCTGATCCAGATCTGGGCACCAATGGTCAGGTTACCTATGCCATAGTTGATGCCCTGGTGCAGGGGAGCCCCATTTCCACATATGTAACCATTGACCCGTCCAATGGTGCCATCTATGCCTTGAGGAGCTTTGACTATGAGGACGTCAGTCACATCACTTTCATCATCCAAGGGCGCGATGGGGGGAACCCTTCACTGTCTGCTAATACAACCGTCCTGCTTACAGTTTTGGATGAAAATGACAATCCGCCCATCATCCACTATCCCTCCCTCCAAAATCACACTGCTGAACTTCCAGTGTGGAAGTACGCATCTCCCGGTCAGTTGATCACGGCTTTGAAAGTCACAGACCGTGACGCCGGTGCCAACGGAGAGATGAGTTGCTCAATTGTCAGCGGAAACGAAGACGGCCTGTTTGTAATGGACGCACGGCGATGTGAGCTCAGAACCAATGCAAGTTTAGAACAAGTGCTAAAAGATGTGCTGGAGATCAGGTTGGAAGTCCAGGATCGGGGAACCAACCGACTCACTACAGGGGCCCTGCTCAAGCTCACGCTGCAGGAGAATATAGACATCCTCCCCACTCTTTACCCCACTGGCTCTAGCCAGGCATCTTTTGATCTTTCCATGGTCGTCATCATATCTTTGGGGGCAGTTTGTGCTCTGCTTCTTATTGTCATGGTGATGTTTGCCACAACACGCTGCACCCGTGAGAAGAAAGACCCGAAGCGCAACTACAATTGCCGAATTGCAGAAAACAGTTATCAAAACCAACCAAAAAAGCCAACAAGGCAGATCCACAAGGCAGACATTACTCTGGTCCCGACAGTCAATGGAACTCTACCTGTCCGGTCCCACCCACACTCCCCTTCAGCTTCTCCTGCTCCTGATCGAGGTACCCTGGGAAGCAGGCAGAGCCATCACAGCCACCAGTCGCTTAATAGTCTTGTTACCATTTCCTCCAATCATGTGGCAGAGAATTTCGCCCTGGAGTTGGCCCACACCACACCTCCTGTTGAGGTAAGACGTCACATTGTAGACTTGGTTTGTTCTGCCATTTtgtgaatgctaatgctaatatgcAAATATGTATAGTGACAATTAAAGTCATTTTGTGTATAGCAAACTGTACTTTGTAACATTTAGTCAAATCATACTCAGTCCATGTTCTAAATGTATTTCTGTTATGTTTGTGTTGAACATCACATATACTGTAGAGGTCATAACACCCCCAACAACCTTCATGTTCATATTGTCTTGTGATCTTGCTTGTTTGACTCCATTCATTTTTCCCGcttcatcttttttttgttttttcttgttttgtttgtccTTTTTATTCTCTGGGGATTGTAGCAAGTCTCACAGCTTCTGTCCATGCTTCATCAGGGCCAGTACCAGCCACGGCCAAGTTTCAGAGGCAACAAATACACCAGGAGCTACAGGTAATGCAGACAATTACAATATGACCATTTTTCACAAGTGGTACTTCAGATTTTGTTAGTTATCCAGGGCCTTATTTACAAAGTTGATGCGTACAAAAAAGTTGTGTCAGATGGGGGAAATGTGCGTAAATAACTGTCATTGCAAATGTCGGTACTTATAGAAAAAATCCATACGGAAAAGGTTATATATTCCTATTCACTCTTTCGATGATGCGTTAAATTTACGAAAAGTCTTTCATAAACGGGAATGAGTGAGGCCCGATTTCACCACAAAAAAAGGCTCATTATCACATTAATATGTGCTCTATAAAATACATAAGAAAATATGTGTAAGATTTTCTCTAATTGTGGCTGAATTGTATATTGTTTGTTATGTGAGAACTTttctttttaaacaaaaaaatatggatTGCAGCACAAAATTTTGTTCGATAAAATCATGTTTTGAATTTAGGAaattatttaaaacaaatgtttggTACATTAAGACTTTGGTAGTTTAACAAACAGAGTTGGATAGTAAATTTTAGATCTTACATAGCATATACACAACCACAATGTGACctcatattactattattactacttaaATGTTTTATAAGATAAATatctgtacaaaaataaaaacatgttgtgCCAATATTACTTCGGAATatagttttattatataaaatTATCCACAAGAGCTTTAAATATTGCTCATGATGACTTTTTGTCATGAAACTTTACCATTAgtcgacaaaaaaacaacatataaatCATACAATATGTAGACCAGGGTTATTCAACCACACAATGAAGCTTCAAAAGCCCAaaggctcaggggccggacatccgAATTTGGaagtttcgtcagaaagtgcttctgcaggttatattcctttgagaccaCATTtactaattgcaaagtaaacacatggactttcacactgcactgtcactaaattaattattctgccctcgctacccTTTTCCAGCCTgtgcagacaaaaaaacaacaagtccaccaatacaaaagacatcacaaagtctgAAATTTCAAtagaaaacaaactaaatatatttacgTACAATATCAACTtataaatgtttgaccaagtttcatGATTAAGCTTACGTGAgtggatttctaccattgttacTGGTGCTTAAAAGGTCCAACAGGAAACTCGAGCACTTACTTGGGGCagaacattcatattttgttgtccAGTTGcagttaaaagtcagattttcgcaatttattttgatttttttttagggTTGAATAAGTAGTCTTCTTGTACTCATCCCACTGCTGTTTCATCGTGACACAAATGCTttgctgttgccccctgtggggtgGTGGGAGTACTGCATGCATGAGCAACCCTATTTTGAATGGTTTCATTTAGCCTATTTGGGTAGACTTGATTTCTTTTTTCCTCAGTAACAGTTCCCATTCACAGTGGAGCTGACACTATGATTGGTCAAATATTGACAttcaaattgttattttttttaatcagatatgaCTCTACTGAGCTCTCAAAAATAATATTGTTCGACGTAATAAGCATCAATCTGAGAATATCGCCTTCTACGGAGTCGCTGGCCCATTGTTGCCAACTCTTCAgtaaggaaagtagctattggctgACCTAAAAGTTGCTGGAACTTGCTAGATGACATCATCTACTCATTTGCATAATGCTTTGAAATGGACGCTGTAGGAGAGAGGAATAACGCTGTGGAAAAGataaaataatttgttttaaaaaaggcTAAGTAGGATTAGTAATATTtgataaatacaattatatacatatacacacatatatagaataGTTCTTGAAATATTCTATCGTGACACAGTAGTGCATTTGGCATGCTTAAAATAAAGTTTAGGTACGTGGAATAGTTATGAGAATGCTATATAAGTCAATCTTCCATGACAATTGTTTGATATGTTTTCAGATATGCCTTAAATGAGATGGATAAGTTCAGTTTGAAGGACAGTGGACGTGGTGACAGTGAAGCAGGCGACAGCGACTACGAGGCCGGCAGGGAGTCGCCCTTTGATCGACTCCTTGGTGAGGGATTTACTGAGCTTTACCTCCATGATGTCCATCACAGAACACATGCAGGTACAACTCCGTACCCGCTAGTCTATCTACAAATCTCTTAATTTCTGCTCTGTTATTGTTTTtgtatgctaacactagcatgctaactgttttttttagcaaattttaccaGGATTCACTTAAGTGTCATATAGTTTGTTACTTGACCCAATCTAGCATGATTTACTGTTGACATGTTATGTTACCATGCTGAAATTTAAAGCAAATTTTACAAGTATACTCCAAAGAGTGATACATTTAGTTAATTTCAActattgcaacattttttttaacatttgaagATTCATACAACTTTTCAGTACAGCTTAAGCTCTTCAATTTTCAAACCATCTTTAAGTTAAGTCTACTTAATAGAACATTTCTTCAGCATTTCACCAGCATTTCAGTTGAAATTCAGAATTATaccattcacacgcaatttctacACAAATTTCTTCCTGTAGTTATTGTGTGAATCCtgaattcacacacacacatatataaatataaatacatcggatttagcgactaggagtgacagattgtttggtaaacgtatagcatgttctatatgttatagttatttgaatgactcttaccataatatgttacgttaacataccaggcacgttctcagttggttatttatgcgtcatataacgtacacttattcagcctgttcattattctttatttattttaaattgcctttcaaatgtctattcttggtgttgggttttatcaaataaatttccccaaataatgcgacttatactccggcgcgacttatatatgtttttttccttctttattatgcattctcggccggtgcgacttatactccaaaaaatacagtatatatacagtatttatatactgtatatatatatatatataccgtattttttggagtataagtatatatatatatatataccgtattttttggagtataagtcgcactggccgaaaatgcataataaagaaggaaaaaaacatatataagtcgcgccggagtataagtcgcattttttggaaaatttatttgataaaacccaacaccaagaatagacatttgaaaggcaatttaaaataaataaagaatagtgaacaggctgaataagtgtacgttatatgacgcataaataaccaactgagaacgtgcctggtatgttaacgtaacatattatggtaagagtcattcaaataactataacatataaaatatgctatacgtttaccaaacaatctgtcactcctaatcactaaatcccatgaaatgttatacgtgtagtctcttacgtgaatgagctaaataatattatttgatattttacggtaatgtgttaataatttcacacataagtcgctcctgagtataagtcgcacccccggccaaaaaaactgcgacttatagtccgaaaaatacggtgtatatatatatatatatatatatatatatatatatatatatatataattatatatatatatatatatatttatttatatatacagtacaggccaaaaatgtGGACACACATTTTTCTCAttcatgtgttttctttattttcatgactatatgCTGAAATTaactaaattaatgataaatCTAACTAAAGTCATACTTTCTGTGCTTAAGAAATGTCtctatgacttaaaggcctactgaaacccactactaccgaccacgcagtctgatagtttatatatcaatgatgaaatcttaacattgaaacacatgccaatacggccgggttaacttataaagtgcaattttaaaattcccgccacacttccggttgaaaaactcctttggatatgatttatgcgcgtgacgtcacagaatccacggaagtggttgaaccccgtcgaacccgatacagaaacctcttgttttcttcgacaaaattccacagtattctggacatctgtgctggtgaatcttttgcaatttgtttaatgaacaatggaggctgcaaagaagaacgttgtaggtgggatcgatctgtgTATTAGCTGCTAAGTAAAATACttatagcaacacaacaaggactacttactacgcctagccgatgcttgccgccaaacccacggatgaagtcttttgtcgcgccgtcgatcgctggaatgcaggtgagcacggctgttgatgggaagatgagggctggctggcgtaggtggagcgctaatgtttttatcatagttctgtgaggtttctggcacaacaccggttgctaagttgctaaattagccttagcgtcgttaacaacagcattgttaagccttaccaggctgagaatttttaaccgtgtagttacatgtacatggtttaatagtattgttgatcttctgtctatccttccagtcagggatttatttattttgtttctatcttcaattgagaacgatgctatcacgttagctcagtagctaagtgtgtcaccgatgtattgtcgtggagataaaagtcactttaaatgtccatttcgcgtgctcgactctcattttcaagaggatatagtatccgaggtggtttaaaatacaaatccgtgatccacaatagaaaaaggagagagtgtggaatccaatgagccagcttgtacctaagttacagtcagagcgaaaaaagatacgtccatcactgcctctctaatccttcactgtaacgttcctcatctacgaatctttcatcctcgctcaatttaatggggtaatcgtcgctttctcggtccgaatctctctcgctccattgtaaacaaaggaaaattgtgaggaatactagctcctgtgacgtcacgctacttccggtacaggcaaggctttttttttatcagcgagcaaaagttgtgaactttatcgtcgattttctctactaaatcctttaagcaaaaatatggcaatatcgcgaaatgatctgctattcccctttaaataaaaacatttcatttcagtaggcctttaagctctggacttcttctgtttgcttgacattgtcattactg carries:
- the pcdh18b gene encoding protocadherin-18b isoform X3 — encoded protein: MGTKCNGAKGSAPPSTLFKLFIWMALLNCVDGKTLKYKVYEEQRVGTVIARLKADVAEVLSKLPSSLSFRFKAMQRGSTPFLSVREDDGEISIGSKIDREKLCEKNLNCSIEFDVVTLPTEYLQLFHVEVEVLDINDNSPHFSRAIVPIEISESASVGTRIPLDAAMDADVGENSLHSYSLTPNNFFKIDIRTRTDGAKYAELVVTRELDREVQSSYQLRLTASDNGGPPKSGSTLLKISISDSNDNSPTFEEQAYVIHFLENSPLGTLLIDLNATDPDEGTNGKIVYSFSSHVSPKILETFKINPENGHITLIKKVDFEATSSYELDVQAQDLGPNSIPGLCKIVVKVVDVNDNKPEININLMTPGKEEVAYISEGAPVDTFIALVRIDDSDTGLNGEVVCRLHGHGHFRLQKTYEKNYMILTNISLDREKRSEYSLTVIAEDRGSPSLSTIKHFTVQVLDENDNPPRFEKSRYEVFKSENNSPGAYLMTVVASDPDLGTNGQVTYAIVDALVQGSPISTYVTIDPSNGAIYALRSFDYEDVSHITFIIQGRDGGNPSLSANTTVLLTVLDENDNPPIIHYPSLQNHTAELPVWKYASPGQLITALKVTDRDAGANGEMSCSIVSGNEDGLFVMDARRCELRTNASLEQVLKDVLEIRLEVQDRGTNRLTTGALLKLTLQENIDILPTLYPTGSSQASFDLSMVVIISLGAVCALLLIVMVMFATTRCTREKKDPKRNYNCRIAENSYQNQPKKPTRQIHKADITLVPTVNGTLPVRSHPHSPSASPAPDRGTLGSRQSHHSHQSLNSLVTISSNHVAENFALELAHTTPPVEQVSQLLSMLHQGQYQPRPSFRGNKYTRSYRYALNEMDKFSLKDSGRGDSEAGDSDYEAGRESPFDRLLGMRFCTEECRVLGHSDQCWMPPLVCPASSSSDYRSNLYIPGEEARQSADLSPENIPQPSPEVASDRNQSFSTFGKDLSREDMEGGGDEDLCGTSLLSEMSSVFQRLMPQGLDSYVQVNENQKGSGLSGLSIPMTGSLDRRRGHLPGKANASVHQQGVAAWAANTHFQNPGSGVVPSGHHQGGSYHTLKANTKLGCQNLSVKNSQAAKNGSQNLNPHSSQTLASTCGPTPALPCHASGPVPAPLPAPPCKWLPAMEEIPENYEEDDFESVLNHLQGKRSDSRQELVDASELVAEINKLLQDVRQS
- the pcdh18b gene encoding protocadherin-18b isoform X1; protein product: MGTKCNGAKGSAPPSTLFKLFIWMALLNCVDGKTLKYKVYEEQRVGTVIARLKADVAEVLSKLPSSLSFRFKAMQRGSTPFLSVREDDGEISIGSKIDREKLCEKNLNCSIEFDVVTLPTEYLQLFHVEVEVLDINDNSPHFSRAIVPIEISESASVGTRIPLDAAMDADVGENSLHSYSLTPNNFFKIDIRTRTDGAKYAELVVTRELDREVQSSYQLRLTASDNGGPPKSGSTLLKISISDSNDNSPTFEEQAYVIHFLENSPLGTLLIDLNATDPDEGTNGKIVYSFSSHVSPKILETFKINPENGHITLIKKVDFEATSSYELDVQAQDLGPNSIPGLCKIVVKVVDVNDNKPEININLMTPGKEEVAYISEGAPVDTFIALVRIDDSDTGLNGEVVCRLHGHGHFRLQKTYEKNYMILTNISLDREKRSEYSLTVIAEDRGSPSLSTIKHFTVQVLDENDNPPRFEKSRYEVFKSENNSPGAYLMTVVASDPDLGTNGQVTYAIVDALVQGSPISTYVTIDPSNGAIYALRSFDYEDVSHITFIIQGRDGGNPSLSANTTVLLTVLDENDNPPIIHYPSLQNHTAELPVWKYASPGQLITALKVTDRDAGANGEMSCSIVSGNEDGLFVMDARRCELRTNASLEQVLKDVLEIRLEVQDRGTNRLTTGALLKLTLQENIDILPTLYPTGSSQASFDLSMVVIISLGAVCALLLIVMVMFATTRCTREKKDPKRNYNCRIAENSYQNQPKKPTRQIHKADITLVPTVNGTLPVRSHPHSPSASPAPDRGTLGSRQSHHSHQSLNSLVTISSNHVAENFALELAHTTPPVEQVSQLLSMLHQGQYQPRPSFRGNKYTRSYRYALNEMDKFSLKDSGRGDSEAGDSDYEAGRESPFDRLLGEGFTELYLHDVHHRTHAGMRFCTEECRVLGHSDQCWMPPLVCPASSSSDYRSNLYIPGEEARQSADLSPENIPQPSPEVASDRNQSFSTFGKDLSREDMEGGGDEDLCGTSLLSEMSSVFQRLMPQGLDSYVQVNENQKGSGLSGLSIPMTGSLDRRRGHLPGKANASVHQQGVAAWAANTHFQNPGSGVVPSGHHQGGSYHTLKANTKLGCQNLSVKNSQAAKNGSQNLNPHSSQTLASTCGPTPALPCHASGPVPAPLPAPPCKWLPAMEEIPENYEEDDFESVLNHLQGKRSDSRQELVDASELVAEINKLLQDVRQS
- the pcdh18b gene encoding protocadherin-18b isoform X2; translation: MGTKCNGAKGSAPPSTLFKLFIWMALLNCVDGKTLKYKVYEEQRVGTVIARLKADVAEVLSKLPSSLSFRFKAMQRGSTPFLSVREDDGEISIGSKIDREKLCEKNLNCSIEFDVVTLPTEYLQLFHVEVEVLDINDNSPHFSRAIVPIEISESASVGTRIPLDAAMDADVGENSLHSYSLTPNNFFKIDIRTRTDGAKYAELVVTRELDREVQSSYQLRLTASDNGGPPKSGSTLLKISISDSNDNSPTFEEQAYVIHFLENSPLGTLLIDLNATDPDEGTNGKIVYSFSSHVSPKILETFKINPENGHITLIKKVDFEATSSYELDVQAQDLGPNSIPGLCKIVVKVVDVNDNKPEININLMTPGKEEVAYISEGAPVDTFIALVRIDDSDTGLNGEVVCRLHGHGHFRLQKTYEKNYMILTNISLDREKRSEYSLTVIAEDRGSPSLSTIKHFTVQVLDENDNPPRFEKSRYEVFKSENNSPGAYLMTVVASDPDLGTNGQVTYAIVDALVQGSPISTYVTIDPSNGAIYALRSFDYEDVSHITFIIQGRDGGNPSLSANTTVLLTVLDENDNPPIIHYPSLQNHTAELPVWKYASPGQLITALKVTDRDAGANGEMSCSIVSGNEDGLFVMDARRCELRTNASLEQVLKDVLEIRLEVQDRGTNRLTTGALLKLTLQENIDILPTLYPTGSSQASFDLSMVVIISLGAVCALLLIVMVMFATTRCTREKKDPKRNYNCRIAENSYQNQPKKPTRQIHKADITLVPTVNGTLPVRSHPHSPSASPAPDRGTLGSRQSHHSHQSLNSLVTISSNHVAENFALELAHTTPPVEGQYQPRPSFRGNKYTRSYRYALNEMDKFSLKDSGRGDSEAGDSDYEAGRESPFDRLLGEGFTELYLHDVHHRTHAGMRFCTEECRVLGHSDQCWMPPLVCPASSSSDYRSNLYIPGEEARQSADLSPENIPQPSPEVASDRNQSFSTFGKDLSREDMEGGGDEDLCGTSLLSEMSSVFQRLMPQGLDSYVQVNENQKGSGLSGLSIPMTGSLDRRRGHLPGKANASVHQQGVAAWAANTHFQNPGSGVVPSGHHQGGSYHTLKANTKLGCQNLSVKNSQAAKNGSQNLNPHSSQTLASTCGPTPALPCHASGPVPAPLPAPPCKWLPAMEEIPENYEEDDFESVLNHLQGKRSDSRQELVDASELVAEINKLLQDVRQS